The Delphinus delphis chromosome 2, mDelDel1.2, whole genome shotgun sequence genome contains a region encoding:
- the CFL2 gene encoding cofilin-2: MASGVTVNDEVIKVFNDMKVRKSSTQEEIKKRKKAVLFCLSDDKRQIIVEEAKQILVGDIGDTVEDPYTSFVKLLPLNDCRYALYDATYETKESKKEDLVFIFWAPESAPLKSKMIYASSKDAIKKKFTGIKHEWQVNGLDDIKDRSTLGEKLGGNVVVSLEGKPL, translated from the exons gcTTCTGGAGTTACAGTGAATGATGAAGTCATCAAAGTTTTTAATGATATGAAAGTAAGGAAATCTTCTACACAGGAGGagatcaaaaaaagaaagaaagcagttcTCTTCTGTTTAAGCGATGACAAAAGACAAATAATTGTAGAGGAAGCAAAGCAGATCTTGGTGGGTGACATTGGTGATACTGTAGAGGACCCCTACACATCTTTTGTGAAGTTGCTACCTCTGAATGATTGCCGATATGCTTTGTACGATGCCACATACGAAACAAAAGAGTCTAAGAAAGAAGACCTAGTATTTATATTCTG gGCTCCTGAAAGTGCACCTTTAAAAAGCAAGATGATTTATGCTAGCTCTAAAGatgccattaaaaagaaatttacag gtattAAACATGAGTGGCAAGTAAATGGCTTGGATGATATAAAGGACCGTTCAACACTTGGAGAGAAATTGGGAGGCAACGTAGTAGTTTCACTTGAAGGAAAACCCTTATAA